The DNA segment GGATGCGTCCCCGACATCGGTCGCCGGCTGGCCCGTGAGCCGCCAGCGGACGAAGTCCTTGGGCATGAGGACACAGCCGACGCGGCCCCACAGTTCGGGCTCGTGCTCCCGGACCCACATCAGTTTCGGCAACGTGAATCCAGGCAGGGCCGCGTTTCCTGTCTCGCGGACCAGGCTGGCCCGCCCGCCCACGCGGGATTCGATCTGGGCGCACTGTTTCGCCGTCCGCTGATCGTTCCAGAGCAACGCCGTGCGCAGGGCGGCCCCCGTCCCCCCGCCCGCAAGGGTCTCACGACCGAGCAGGACCGACCCGTGCATCTGCCCGCTGAGTCCGACTGCCGTGATTTCTCGCGACGACCGTCCCGATAGCCTCGCGACAGTTGGAACGAGCGATGCCACCCCCTTCCACCACAGTTCGGGATCCTGCTCGCTCCACCCCTCTCGTGGCCGGGTGACCGCATACTCGACCGACGATGTAGCGAGAACGCCCCCATGCTCATCGCACAGGATCGCCTTCGCCGCGGATGTTCCGATGTCAACTCCCAGCAGCAGGGCCACGTGCCGAGTGTAACCCCTTCAGGCCCCGGGCTGACGGTCGAGGGGCAGCGTCAGCACGAATCTCGCTCCCGGTGACACTCTCGCATCCAGGCGCAAGTCACCTCCCAACTGCCGCGCCAGACCCCTGGACAACGCAAGCCCGAGTCCCAGGCCGGAGGCTCCGGCGTCGCCCGCGCCCTTGCCGCGGAAGAACGGCTCGAAGACATGGGCGCGATCATCAGCGCGAACCCCCTTCCCGAAGTCACGAACCGCGATTTCAAGGTCTCCTCCGGATTCCCGGACATCAACAGCCACCCGCTTGGAGTCGCCCTCGTGCTGGCCGTACTTGCACGCGTTGTCGATCAGGTTGAACACGATGCGCTCGACGGTCGCCGGGTCGACGCGAAGCCCGGCGCTCGAACCGGCATCAAAGTCGACCGTGAGATCCATGCCGCACTGTGCCGCCCGCTCCGCCGCGCCGGGCCTGATGCGGTCGATCAATTCGCTCGCCGTAATCCACTCGCGGCTGACCGGGACAGCCCGGCGTGTAATCCTCGCGTATTCGAGCACGTTCTCGACGATCCGCGCAAGCCGCTGGGCCTCCCGCTTGAGGGTGGCAAGGTACTCCCGCCGGCTGGCTTCCTCCTTGACCATGCCATCCGACAGCATCTGCGAGTACAGACAGAACGTCGTGAGGGGAGTACGAAGTTCGTGCGTCACCGCGGAGACGAACCGACCCCGCCGTTCCGCCAGGCCCATCGACGCCCGAAGCACCATTGTGACCACGCCGATCGCTCCGATCGCGGCGATCCAGGAGAGCAGCAGGGCGGTCCGAAGTGGGGTCCACGCGGCCGCGCCATTCGGACCGACCACCGGGGCCACCGGTATGAGTTCTGCGGGGATTGAGGCCAGCCGCGACGCCAACCGTTCGGACTCAGGACTCCCACCCGCCACTTCAAGTGCCGGGCGATCCCGAACCGGCACAAGAACAGCCCCCGGAACAAGGTCAGACGCCTCGGCAACGAGCCACCGCTGCATCGCCGGCCAGTCGAGCCAGATGCCCTGCACAACCTCGTTCGAGCCCACGCGAACCGGACGCGTCAGGATGAGTTCGTCCTCGCCGCCAACCCCGCGCAGCCAGTTCGGCCGAAACTCCCCGGTCTGGACCGGCGCGGGTGTATTGGGCTCGGCGCCCGCCAACGCGTCCGCCGCGAACATCGCCGGGTCCAGGGCCCCAACCTGAGCCTCGGACACAACGATCGCCTGATCCGCTGGGCGGATGGGCCCTGCCTCTTCGTAGGCCCGCTCACGGGCGGGCCCCATGGATGAAGAATCGGCCCGCGACCGAGCGCCCCGATCGGCATCCGCCTCACCCTTCTCCCGCTTGACGCCGGCGCCTGCTGCTGCGGCGTCGCGGGCGGCGACATCCTTGTCCGCGAGCCTGCCCATTGCATCACCCTGTTCGGCCGGACTGACAGGCCCAGTTGCTGACGCCGGCGGCATCGACGCGGGCGGCGGCTCCGTGGCGGGAGCCTTAACCCACTGCTGCGGAACAATGTTGGTGGCCCGATCCGCCGCCTGCTTTCTCGCGGCATACTCGACCTCCGACCGCTGCCCGGCGCCCCGTTGGAGACTCTCATCGCTCAGCGTCTGCTGCGGAACCGACGCCGCAGCGAGGGAACGCCCGGCCCGCTCGGGGAGGTTCGATCGATCGTCCTCCCGACCCGGATCGCGTGCCTCCCGTTCGACCATGTCGAATCCAATGCCAGCGGCCGCACGCCCGACTTCCTTTGCAAGCCTGGTCGTCCGGCCGACCGCCAGCATGCGCGTGAGGGCGTCAAGCTGCCTCGTCTGCTCCACCACCTGTTCGCTCGAGACGTACGCGGCCTCCGCAAGGTCCCTCATGTTGCCCGCCGGAGCCTGCGGGGACGTCACGCTGCCGTCCGCGTTGACCTGGAAGTTCAGCCGCACGAACCGGCTGCCGGTTGTCAGCAGCGGCGAGGGCACCATGACCTCGCCGGGGCTCACCTCGTTCCACATCCGCGTGTACGCGCGATCGGCGGGGTAGAACGCCTGGTACTCGAAGTACGGCCTCGCCGCTTCGCGCGCAATAATCGGCGTAACCGCGGCGTCCATGCGCCAGAGCGTCAGCCGCACCGCCTCCTGCTGCTTGGCGTGCTCCCTGGCCCAGCGCTCCTCACGCTCCAGGCGCAGCGCGTGCGACGTGATCCACCCGAGCGCGGCCACCACCGCTCCGGCGGCGGCGACGAACACCACGACCGCCCGGCTGACCCTTCCCGTCATCAGCCCCCCTCCCGGTGCGCGTCGGCCGTGGGGACCGGGTCCGAAGCGTCACCGGCAAGCATGTACCCCTTGGCCCTGACCGTCGTGATGACCCGGGGCTCCGAGGGATCGTCCTTCAGCACCTCCCGGATTCTCGCCACCGCCATGTCAATCGTCCGCGTCTGCATCCCGCGCGGATCGAGGCCCCACACCCGCTGCAGCAACTCTTCCCGCGAAACCGCCCGTCCACGATTCGCCGCGAGATAGGCCAGAAGCTCCGCCTCACGGGGTGTAAGCGATGCCCTTGTGCCATCCTCCAGGACTGCCTCGCGGCGGTCAAAGTCGATCGTCCTTCCGGCGATGACGATCCGCGGCTGCGCTGCGGGCCGTCCGGGCGAACGCCGCATCACCGCCTCGATTCTCGCGAGCAGTTCGTTGACGCCGAAGGGCTTGATCACGTAGTCGTCCGCGCCGAGCCGAAGGCCCTGCACCCGGTCTTCCTCCTCCCCGACCGCCGTGAGAAAGATCACCGGCAGCGAGGCCCGCGACCTGCGGAGCTCCCGCAGCACCTCGGTCCCGTTCATCTTCGGCATCAGGATGTCGAGGAGGACCAGGTCCAGCTCGCCGGCAAGTGCCGCCTCGAGCCCGGCGCGTCCGTCCGCCGCCTCCCGGACGGAGTATCCGGAACACGCGAGCGCATCGCACACACCTCGGCGGATCGCCGGGTCATCCTCGATCACCAGCACGGTTCCCAGTGACATCCGCGGCTCCTCCCTTCCCTACCAACTGTACTTCACCGTATACGTCACGGTCGCCTCGCCGTCAGGGTCCAGCGTCACCGGGAAGTACACCGTCCGCGAATCCGCCTTCTCGTACTCGCTCGAGTGCTTGATGATCGCCCAGTTCGCCCACCGGTACATGTTCTCCTTGATGATCACGCGCACAGGCTCGGCCTTGTGGTTGCGGACCTTGACCTCAACAGTCTCTTCGATCCAGCGCCGCTTGGAATCGACCTTGAAGTCCACCTGACGCCGCTCCCCGACGACGTCGAACGCCGAACCCAGCTTGATCAGAACGCTCTCGTCCTTGGCGGTGTGGTCGATGACATTCTCCCCGATGAACTCCATCGATCCGTCAGCAGGATCGACCTTGTTGACGCGGATGCGCCCGCTCGGCAGCGGCATGCCCATCCGGCTCTCCTTGGAGTTCTTGAAGCGCAGGTAGATGTCGACCTTGCTGTTGGATTGTGTGCCGAAGTTCCGGTCGACCACCGGATCGGGATGGACCCCGTAATACCCGTCACCGAGCCCGTAGTACACCAGCACCTTCTCGCACGGGACCCCGTGAACCGGATCGAACAGTTCGATCTGCTTGGTCGCGTTGTCGGGAATCGTCGCCGCCCTGCCGAGCGTGTACAGGTGGTACTCGAAGAACGACTTCTCCGCAAAGCCGGCCGATTCGGCCGCAGACGGTGCGGCCACCATGGCGGCCATTCGGCCCCTTCGCTGCGGCGCCCGCTGCACGTCGCCGGCAACCAGCTTGAGCGTTGCATCCGTGTACGAAGCGCCGGACTTGTTCAGGATGCTGACCCACGCTGAAACATCCAGCGTCCCCGAGTTGGCGTCCTTCCCCTCCGCGAACACGAGGTTGTAGTCCGCCCACCACGTGATCCCCGAGGTCTGGTAGGTCACCCGCACCGGTGTCGGGCCCCCGGCGTCGCTGGCCACGTCCCAGACAAGTGTCGGCCGCGTGATGAGCCCATCCGGCAACGCGGGGAACCGGATGTTGCTGTACCCATTCACCACCTGGATCGTGCCGTCGTCGGACCTGAGCACGAGGTTCCCATAGGCCGAGAGCAGGGTCCCCGCAAGCGTGACCACCTTGTCACCCTGCACCTGATCAACGCTGATCGGCCGATCGATGAACTTGCGGAGCAGGACCTCGTTGCTCACGAGGTCGAACTGGTAACTCTGCTCCAGGATCGTGGCGCTGCCGTTGCGTGCCGTGAAGGAGACCGTGGTCGGCTCGATCAGCGACGCGACATCCGTGTACCGAACGGTGCTGCGACCGCGGGCCAGGTCAAACGTTCGGTCCTCCCGCACCAGCGCGTACCCCGGAATCTCCTCCCAGGGATACCCCCGCGAGTAGCCGCCTTCCATGGGAACCGGGCGGTACAACTCGGCGGGTATCGCCCCCGGGGTTGCCGACGAATAGATCGTCACCGCCGTCGAGCCCGCGGCCCCGGCTATGCCCGCCGCGGCGGGCTGGCCGACACGTTCCGGCTGGAGTGCCAGCCCCGCCACCGCCGCCATCACCCATGCTGCAAACGCCATAGTCACTCCTTGCTCGCCGCGCGTCCATGGTACAACGCCGATGACAGCGCTATTCGGGGTTCTTGAACAGCACCCGCTGGTTGTTGAGCATCAGATACACATCGCCGCCGAACGCCAGCATCCCCTGCCGATTCTCCTGCACCAACTGGGCCACGCACTGGGTGTACTCCGGCGTGCCGAACTCGACAACCCGATCGGGCTTCTCCTGCTCGCTTGCCAGCAGGCGGGTGTCCACCCACCGCCCGCCGCGATTCAGGCATGCCTCGCCGCCGACCTGCTGGACACCGGCGATCCGAACCATGTTCATATCCGCATCCAGGTAGCAGTTCATCGCCTGCGCGCTGGTCTGGCGGAACTGCTCGTCGTTGTTCTTGGCCTGGGCAACGCCGCTCGCTCCAGCACGGTCGGACGAGATCTTCTTGACTTCCGAGGACAGCCTGTCGCTCGCCGCGCGAGCAGGCACGAACTCAGGCATCGCCAGTCCGCGTTCCCTGCGGTCGGCCACTTCCGCTGGGTCGGTGGCCAGGAATGAAGTGTATTCGGTGAGGATGCCAAACCGCGTGCTCAGGCGCACGACCTCATCAACCAACTCCTTGGTCCGCGGATCCGTGGCGGTGCTGCCATTCGCTCCGGACTGGCGGATCTCATCCAGAAGGGCCGCGATCTTGCGGCTCGCCCACAGCCGCGGCACGTGCCCGTTCCGGGTGCTCGCCGCGCCGGGGTCGAGCGTGAACTCGAACGACCGATCCTTCCCGAAGAAACGGCCGTCAAGCCGCATCCTGGTCGGAGCATCGCCCGTGTACTCGCCGAGCACGACAAGCTGGTCCCCCTCGAACAGGTCCGGCAACTCGCCGCCGGCGCCGCCGATACCCGCCTGAAGATCCCGAACAAGCCGTGTTGACGGCTTCCCGTCGCCGTCAAGGGCCACGAGCCGCGGCGCCGCAAACGCCGGCCCGCTCAGGCGCCTGAACACCTGCGACACCTTCACCTCGACGTCCTCCTGGGGAAGCACGAACGTGCTCGCCGCGCGGCTGCCCCGCGCCAGCGCCGACAGCAGCGGCGCGTTGACGTCGAACCCCACCCCGAACGTAAAGATCCGCCGATCAAACGTGTTCGCGCGGGCCACGTCCTCGCGGATCTGCACCTCGCTGCGCACCCCCACCGTCGGAAGCCCATCGGTCATGAAGAGCACCATCGGAAGCGCCTCGGGCGTCGGCGTTACCCGCAGCGATTCGATGGCCGCATCGTGAAGGTTGGTTCCTCCCCCCGCCTCGATCGCCAGCAGGTATTCCCTCGCCTGCTCAACTGTCCGAGCGTCCTTCACAACCGGCTTGTCCGCGAACGACCGGATCGAATCGGAGTAGTCGATGATGTTGAACGACTCACCGTTCTCGAGCCCCGCGACCACCTGCAGCGCGGCGTTCCTGGCCTGCTCGAGCTTCTCGCCCCGCATCGAACCGGATCGATCAAGAACCATCACGACTTCACGCCGAGTGGCGGTCCGATCGGCGGGGCGGTCGGAGGGGAGCCCGGCCAGCAGCAGGAAGTACCCGCCGTGCCCGTCGCCGACACTCGGATCCGGGTACGCGATGATCGTTGTCGAGAGGCCGTCACCCGCCGACTTCTCCAGCAGGTACGAGAGCCGGTAGGCGCCGGCCGCGCGGGACGCCGCCTCGGGCAGGTTGACCTTGTACTGCGTCGGCGACACCCGTTCCGTCGCGAACTCGTGGCTGGGGGAGTAGACGGTTGAGATCGGCCGGCTGCTCTTGATCGTCATCCCCACCGTCCACACCGCATCCCCCCCACTGATCGACCCGGCGCCCTCGCTGCGCGGAAGGACAAAGTCGACCCGGTCACCATCCCGCGGCAACACCTGCTCGTACACCAACCGCACCTTCTGGGTGGCCCCGGCGGGAACCGGGAAGACACTGGACTTGATCAGGTTGTACCCTGCGAACTCGAGCAGCGCCGGGTCGCGCTCCCGATTCACGATGGACTCGTAGATCCGCCTCGCCTCGTCGCGGGGGAGCAGCTTGGCGGTCGGCTCCGACCCGGTCCCGTCGTACTGGAACGAGCGGATGGCCACCCCGTCCGGGACCGGGACGACCAGTTCCGCCTCCTGGGGTCGATTCGACGGATTGGTCAGCGTGAACTCGAACGACGTCACCGCGACCTGATCGTCGATCGCGACCTCGGCGCCAACCGCTGAAAGACTCACCGGGGCCGGGACATTCGGCCGCGGCGGCCGCCGCCGGACCTGCGGCACAATAACCGTAGGTCCCGTGGTGGTCGTCACGGTCGTCTGCGTGGTTGTGCTGGTCACGGTCGTCGTGGTCTGCGCCGAGACCGCCGACCCGAGCGACACCGCGAATCCAGCCGCCGCCACGATCGCCAAAGTCCGATGCTTGATCGCTTCCATGTCAGGCTCCTGCACCCAGATCAGACCCACGCGTGCCACGGCGCCCAGCCGGGCCAACGTGCATCCCAGGACCGGCTCGTCACCAACCAACGACGGCCGGCCCACTGTTTAGTCGTTTATTCCTACCGCCCGGGTCCCCGTGCGGCGGTAACGCCTTTGTAACGCCGCCGCGGCCCGCGCCGGGTCGTGCATTCTCGGCCTTCCGCCGCCCGCCGCGGGTCTATTCGGCCACGGACGCGGCCGCCTCGCCCTGTTCCGGAGCCGGCGGCTCCGATGTCGCACCGCCCGGGGTCATCGTCCGCAGAATGAAGTCGTACATCAATCGCTGATACTGCTTGCCCGTAATCCCATGCCGATTCGTCGGGTACACCGCCTGATCGAACTGCTTCCCGGCCGACTGCAGCGCCTTCGCCAGCTTCATCGAGTTCTGCGGGTGCACGTTGTCGTCCATGAGGCCGTGGACCAGCAGAAGGCGGCCCCGCAGATCCTTCGCGGCCCGAACGACGCTGGACCGGCGGTAGCCGTCCGGGTTTTGCTGCGGCGTCAGCATCAGCCGCTCGGTGTAGATCGAGTCGTAGTCGCGCCAATCGGTCACCGGCGCCCCCGCAATCCCCGCGGCAAAGAGCGACGAGTGAGTCATTGCGTACGCCGTGAGGAAGCCCCCGTACGAGTGTCCGTGCATCCCGATGCGGCCCGGGTCCGCCCACGGATGTTCGCCTGTGAACCAGCGGATCCCGTCCTCGACGTCCCGAAGTTCCGGCACCCCAAGTTCCTTGTAACACCGCCACGCCGACCTGGCGCTGACGCCGCTCGCCGACCGCGGATCGGCACGGAACACCACGATCCCCGCCTGCGCCAGCACCTGCTCCCAGACTCGCCCGTTCGCCCACGAGTCCGAGATCGTCGGCGCGTGCGGCCCGCCATAGGTCAGGAACCAGACCGGGTATCCCTCGGTCCGAGACGGGTCAAACCGCGGCGGATAGGTGACCGCTCCCTGCATCGAACCCGAGTCCTCGCCGCTTCCAACAGGGACCCGCACCAGTTCAAAGTCCCCGAAGTCGTACTCGTCCAGAACATGCACGGGATTCGTATCGATCGTCCTGACGGCCCCCCCTCCATCCGTCGACCTCAGCACGACCCTCATCGGAGTGGTCACGTTCGACCACGTGTCGACGAAGAGCTCACCGGTCGGATTCATCACGATCGAATGCGACCCGGATTCGGTCGTCAGGCTTTGGAACCCGCTGCCGTCGAGCCGCACCCGATACAGCCCCGGCGCAATCGGACTCGGCTGCGTGCCCGCAAGGTACACCCATGGAGAGCCGGATGCTGCCGCACCCGCGGGTCCGCTGGAATCCCCGGCCCGTTCCTCACCCTGCCCCTCGATCAGCACGATCTGCCGATCCTCCCAATCCCCGTTCAGAATCGGCCTCGGCCCCTCGTCGCCCGATGCAGGCGCCGAAGCCCCCGTCGGGTGTCCTTCACGATCAAAGTGATACGGATGCTTGTACCCGGAACGCTCCAGCAGGACGAGAAACGACCCATCTCTCATGAACTTGGGCTCATCCAGCTGCTCAACCCAGGCATCGGTCGTCTCACGGAACAGCTTCTTTGTGCTCCCGTTCTCCGCATCCACAGCGCACACATCCAGCCAGGTTTGCGTCCTGTCCTGAACACCGACCATCGCCGCCCTGCTGTCGGGCCACCAGAAGACGCCAGTAATGAGGAACGCCCCAGGGTCATAGTCGGGCATCTCGGCCCACGTCACGTCGCCGCCCGCAGCGCTCACCACGCCCAGGCGAACGACGGGGTTCGGCTGCCCGGGCTTCGGGTAGGGAGTCA comes from the Phycisphaeraceae bacterium genome and includes:
- a CDS encoding VWA domain-containing protein — protein: MEAIKHRTLAIVAAAGFAVSLGSAVSAQTTTTVTSTTTQTTVTTTTGPTVIVPQVRRRPPRPNVPAPVSLSAVGAEVAIDDQVAVTSFEFTLTNPSNRPQEAELVVPVPDGVAIRSFQYDGTGSEPTAKLLPRDEARRIYESIVNRERDPALLEFAGYNLIKSSVFPVPAGATQKVRLVYEQVLPRDGDRVDFVLPRSEGAGSISGGDAVWTVGMTIKSSRPISTVYSPSHEFATERVSPTQYKVNLPEAASRAAGAYRLSYLLEKSAGDGLSTTIIAYPDPSVGDGHGGYFLLLAGLPSDRPADRTATRREVVMVLDRSGSMRGEKLEQARNAALQVVAGLENGESFNIIDYSDSIRSFADKPVVKDARTVEQAREYLLAIEAGGGTNLHDAAIESLRVTPTPEALPMVLFMTDGLPTVGVRSEVQIREDVARANTFDRRIFTFGVGFDVNAPLLSALARGSRAASTFVLPQEDVEVKVSQVFRRLSGPAFAAPRLVALDGDGKPSTRLVRDLQAGIGGAGGELPDLFEGDQLVVLGEYTGDAPTRMRLDGRFFGKDRSFEFTLDPGAASTRNGHVPRLWASRKIAALLDEIRQSGANGSTATDPRTKELVDEVVRLSTRFGILTEYTSFLATDPAEVADRRERGLAMPEFVPARAASDRLSSEVKKISSDRAGASGVAQAKNNDEQFRQTSAQAMNCYLDADMNMVRIAGVQQVGGEACLNRGGRWVDTRLLASEQEKPDRVVEFGTPEYTQCVAQLVQENRQGMLAFGGDVYLMLNNQRVLFKNPE
- a CDS encoding HAMP domain-containing histidine kinase, yielding MTGRVSRAVVVFVAAAGAVVAALGWITSHALRLEREERWAREHAKQQEAVRLTLWRMDAAVTPIIAREAARPYFEYQAFYPADRAYTRMWNEVSPGEVMVPSPLLTTGSRFVRLNFQVNADGSVTSPQAPAGNMRDLAEAAYVSSEQVVEQTRQLDALTRMLAVGRTTRLAKEVGRAAAGIGFDMVEREARDPGREDDRSNLPERAGRSLAAASVPQQTLSDESLQRGAGQRSEVEYAARKQAADRATNIVPQQWVKAPATEPPPASMPPASATGPVSPAEQGDAMGRLADKDVAARDAAAAGAGVKREKGEADADRGARSRADSSSMGPARERAYEEAGPIRPADQAIVVSEAQVGALDPAMFAADALAGAEPNTPAPVQTGEFRPNWLRGVGGEDELILTRPVRVGSNEVVQGIWLDWPAMQRWLVAEASDLVPGAVLVPVRDRPALEVAGGSPESERLASRLASIPAELIPVAPVVGPNGAAAWTPLRTALLLSWIAAIGAIGVVTMVLRASMGLAERRGRFVSAVTHELRTPLTTFCLYSQMLSDGMVKEEASRREYLATLKREAQRLARIVENVLEYARITRRAVPVSREWITASELIDRIRPGAAERAAQCGMDLTVDFDAGSSAGLRVDPATVERIVFNLIDNACKYGQHEGDSKRVAVDVRESGGDLEIAVRDFGKGVRADDRAHVFEPFFRGKGAGDAGASGLGLGLALSRGLARQLGGDLRLDARVSPGARFVLTLPLDRQPGA
- a CDS encoding response regulator transcription factor, yielding MSLGTVLVIEDDPAIRRGVCDALACSGYSVREAADGRAGLEAALAGELDLVLLDILMPKMNGTEVLRELRRSRASLPVIFLTAVGEEEDRVQGLRLGADDYVIKPFGVNELLARIEAVMRRSPGRPAAQPRIVIAGRTIDFDRREAVLEDGTRASLTPREAELLAYLAANRGRAVSREELLQRVWGLDPRGMQTRTIDMAVARIREVLKDDPSEPRVITTVRAKGYMLAGDASDPVPTADAHREGG
- a CDS encoding DUF4139 domain-containing protein; the protein is MAFAAWVMAAVAGLALQPERVGQPAAAGIAGAAGSTAVTIYSSATPGAIPAELYRPVPMEGGYSRGYPWEEIPGYALVREDRTFDLARGRSTVRYTDVASLIEPTTVSFTARNGSATILEQSYQFDLVSNEVLLRKFIDRPISVDQVQGDKVVTLAGTLLSAYGNLVLRSDDGTIQVVNGYSNIRFPALPDGLITRPTLVWDVASDAGGPTPVRVTYQTSGITWWADYNLVFAEGKDANSGTLDVSAWVSILNKSGASYTDATLKLVAGDVQRAPQRRGRMAAMVAAPSAAESAGFAEKSFFEYHLYTLGRAATIPDNATKQIELFDPVHGVPCEKVLVYYGLGDGYYGVHPDPVVDRNFGTQSNSKVDIYLRFKNSKESRMGMPLPSGRIRVNKVDPADGSMEFIGENVIDHTAKDESVLIKLGSAFDVVGERRQVDFKVDSKRRWIEETVEVKVRNHKAEPVRVIIKENMYRWANWAIIKHSSEYEKADSRTVYFPVTLDPDGEATVTYTVKYSW